From Pyrenophora tritici-repentis strain M4 chromosome 1, whole genome shotgun sequence, the proteins below share one genomic window:
- a CDS encoding Rrn6 domain containing protein, producing MADKPLEDGNSGRPGIASYDVDNREWVFPRYFAALQLKQIRPVTDKHTATSLATTPARFPLPTTHAKRSKTKQRTGVRKRIKGLVKTDPVLCASLGLLPDLDLSSAAVSSARDPLVGNLLSFGSITLGNRYETPRRVAALATGEAGNILQLAIVNKEIYDWGQAKKTWVDGPTLKEAPLGYWNEDAAPIQQICFAQSEDRSCLLAVRLPTRTVLLRPLYHRQVRTTPSSSFYDLPKSVIEPHPVLTIHHKETGGSPHVDFAFNPDNQLQFALAHQDHTWSVWNMHHPRKGDKYSPSRLARGRINKLKDNDVARQDEWARILWVANPHTLLVCNRRHLGIISIKTRPHFYRPYSGIFSEKQSEDWILDVKRHPKDTCQFFVLTSSLLILMAVTTSSGADTGADEAVVTTLQSWKHCRDAKDFTLQIQVQLVSDTESFVIVYSTLNTRIQVYSYSKSSSSSPALVACSDPSLLSLGLDESIRINTIHTETMQQEGVQNDVNFFRLFVTLSDGDMQELVVCSSSLEATGSYQVIMDFKKSTIKHPRAGNSKKDIVHVEDDFIVPNRLAFAGAPRAKITSQLPRLLPPLEIVVRRHFRRHETRRRIGRSLVMAHRVFDGVDVVETASEVRQMLTHGLDVISTPFRTLMEHANMKVIFFDFGEASSGIEELFSLQNRHATAEIRHIASGSRLELSKQGNTTPSDVYDDIVEKWVTPLSPKIAVRVRLANERLAQQIAMELVLSSTRVREHGVDDQIIGPQSQDSVFHSSSQFFSSQPLPTPPLSSFSGSSPPMPPSTTSNLSGTLTRLGMHLSLRESSQTLASIASSNPRVLARWQPGNDVRTFIWAESDVQLEAIQKQRKKIERREKRQQRKTERMRLKDMSQFSS from the exons CCCCGTTACCGACAAACATACTGCCACCTCACTTGCGACAACACCAGCTCGATTCCCACTTCCAACAACCCATGCGAAACGTTCAAAGACCAAACAGCGCACAGGCGTACGGAAACGCATCAAAGGCCTAGTTAAAACAGACCCTGTTCTTTGTGCATCCCTCGGCCTTCTTCCCGACTTGGACCTGTCATCCGCTGCTGTCTCCTCAGCCCGCGACCCTCTCGTTGGCAACTTATTATCCTTTGGCTCCATCACGCTTGGGAACAGGTACGAGACACCCCGAAGAGTCGCCGCGCTGGCTACAGGAGAAGCGGGCAACATTCTACAGCTGGCCATTGTCAATAAAGAGATATACGACTGGGGCCAGGCAAAGAAGACATGGGTCGACGGTCCAACGCTGAAAGAGGCACCCCTCGGATATTGGAACGAGGATGCTGCGCCTATACAACAGATATGCTTTGCCCAGTCGGAAGACAGGAGCTGTTTACTTGCTGTGCGGCTCCCTACACGCACAGTCCTGTTGCGCCCTTTGTACCACCGCCAGGTGCGCACGACTCCCTCCTCATCCTTCTACGATCTCCCTAAATCTGTGATTGAACCACACCCGGTACTCACTATACACCACAAGGAAACTGGCGGATCTCCTCACGTCGACTTCGCTTTCAACCCGGACAATCAGCTACAATTTGCTCTCGCTCATCAGGACCACACATGGAGCGTATGGAATATGCATCATCCGCGCAAGGGTGACAAATACTCTCCTTCTCGTTTGGCCCGAGGGCGAATCAACAAGCTCAAAGATAATGATGTCGCTCGTCAAGATGAGTGGGCAAGGATACTCTGGGTGGCCAATCCACATACCCTGCTGGTTTGTAACCGGCGTCATCTGGGGATCATTAGTATCAAAACTAGGCCACATTTCTACCGCCCTTACTCGGGTATCTTCAGTGAGAAGCAATCCGAAGACTGGATTCTTGACGTCAAGAGGCATCCCAAAGATACATGTCAATTCTTCGTTTTGACCTCATCTCTGCTCATTCTGATGGCGGTCACGACTTCAAGCGGCGCTGATACGGGTGCTGATGAAGCAGTGGTGACAACGCTGCAATCTTGGAAGCATTGCAGGGACGCAAAAGACTTCACTCTTCAAATTCAAGTCCAACTGGTATCAGACACAGAGTCATTTGTAATTGTTTACTCTACGCTGAACACACGCATCCAAGTATACAGCTACAGCAAGAGTTCATCGAGCTCTCCGGCCCTTGTTGCGTGCTCTGATCCCAGCCTACTCAGCCTAGGCCTTGATGAATCTATAAGAATCAACACAATCCACACAGAGACTATGCAGCAGGAAGGCGTGCAAAACGACGTCAATTTCTTCCGCTTGTTTGTAACGCTGTCTGATGGGGATATGCAAGAGTTGGTCGTGTGTTCCTCTTCCTTGGAGGCCACTGGGAGCTACCAAGTAATCATGGACTTTAAGAAAAGCACCATAAAGCATCCCAGAGCTGGCAATTCGAAGAAGGATATAGTCCATGTGGAGGATGATTTCATTGTCCCCAATCGATTGGCTTTCGCAGGTGCTCCCCGCGCTAAAATCACCTCGCAACTGCCAAGATTACTCCCCCCTTTGGAAATTGTCGTTCGGCGACACTTCCGGCGTCACGAAACAAGGAGAAGAATTGGTCGATCTTTAGTCATGGCCCATAGGGTATTTGATGGGGTTGATGTTGTTGAAACTGCCAGTGAGGTGCGGCAGATGCTTACCCACGGCCTTGATGTCATATCTACACCCTTCCGCACCTT GATGGAGCATGCAAACATGAAAGTTATTTTCTTCGATTTCGGCGAGGCATCATCAGGAATAGAAGAGCTCTTTTCTTTGCAGAACCGCCATGCAACTGCGGAAATTCGACACATCGCATCTGGGAGCCGGCTTGAGCTTTCAAAACAAGGCAATACCACTCCATCAGATGTCTACGACGATATAGTCGAAAAATGGGTCACGCCTCTGTCACCAAAAATTGCAGTCCGCGTTCGACTCGCGAATGAACGTCTCGCTCAACAGATCGCAATGGAATTGGTACTTTCAAGTACTCGCGTACGAGAACATGGAGTCGATGACCAGATCATTGGTCCTCAATCACAAGACTCTGTTTTCCATTCTTCCTCGCAGTTCTTTTCCTCTCAACCGCTACCAACGCCCCCTCTGTCATCCTTCTCAGGGTCGTCACCGCCCATGCCACCTTCCACAACATCGAACCTGTCAGGCACTCTTACGCGCCTGGGGATGCATCTATCGCTTCGAGAATCGTCTCAAACCTTAGCGAGCATCGCCAGCAGCAACCCCCGAGTTCTCGCGCGTTGGCAACCGGGAAATGACGTACGTACCTTCATTTGGGCCGAATCTGATGTTCAGCTCGAGGCGATCCAGAAACAGCGCAAGAAGATAGAGCGCAGAGAGAAGCGTCAGCAGCGTAAAACCGAGCGGATGCGACTCAAGGATATGAGTCAATTT TCAAGTTGA